The Parus major isolate Abel chromosome 4, Parus_major1.1, whole genome shotgun sequence genome has a window encoding:
- the CASP6 gene encoding caspase-6 has product MSGEERRPPAGHVQLDSRPALPTTDGNENITEVDAFNISKQSLDPAVEYKMNHQRRGVALIFNHEHFFWRLMLQDRRGTMADSYNLKRSLTDLGFEVRLFQDLKVEDVLQKIEEASRDDHSNADCFVCVFLSHGEDDHIYAYDDKIKIQKITDMFRGDKCQSLVGKPKIFIIQACRGDKHDDPVIAHDSTDSSTESLVNETEVDAAGVYTLPAGADFIMCYSVAQGYYSHRDIVHGSWYIQDLCEILRKHGSSLEFTELLTVVNRKVSYRTVDMCRGVNGRGKKQIPCFASMLTKKLYFHPKSK; this is encoded by the exons ATGTCGGGCGAGGAGCGGCGGCCGCCGGCGG GCCATGTCCAGCTGGATAGCAGACCTGCATTACCCACCACAG ATGGAAATGAGAACATCACAGAAGTAGATGCATTCAATATAAG CAAACAATCACTTGATCCTGCAGTGGAATACAAAATGAACCATCAAAGAAGAGGAGTTGCATTAATCTTCAATCACGAGCACTTTTTTTGGCGTTTAATGCTGCAAGACAGACGTGGGACTATGGCAGACAGTTACAATCTGAAACGCAG TTTGACAGACCTTGGGTTTGAAGTCAGACTTTTTCAAGATCTGAAAGTAGAAGATGTGCTGCAGAAAATTGAAGAAG CCTCTAGGGATGACCACAGCAATGCTGactgctttgtgtgtgtgttcctgaGTCATGGTGAGGATGATCACATTTATGCATATGATGACaaaatcaaaattcagaaaatcaCAGACATGTTCAGAGGAGACAAGTGCCAGAGTTTAGTAGGAAAACCAAAGATATTTATAATTCAG GCCTGTCGAGGTGATAAACATGATGATCCAGTCATTGCTCACGACTCaacagacagcagcactgaatcCCTTGTCAACGAGACTGAAGTGGATGCAGCTGGTGTATATACTCTGCCTGCTGGTGCAGACTTTATCATGTGCTACTCTGTGGCGCAAG GCTACTATTCTCATCGTGATATTGTACATGGCTCCTGGTACATCCAAGATTTGTGTGAGATCCTTAGGAAGCATGGATCTTCCTTGGAGTTCACAGAACTTCTTACTGTTGTTAACAGGAAAGTGTCATATCGCACAGTGGATATGTGCAGAGGTGTTAATGgtagagggaaaaaacagattCCTTGTTTTGCCTCAATGTTAACtaaaaagttgtattttcatCCAAAATCTAAGTAG
- the PLA2G12A gene encoding group XIIA secretory phospholipase A2: protein MAPARLRLLPPLLLPLLLVAGCAWRPARGQEAPQTPDWRMTLKTIRNGVHKIDMYLNAALDLLGGEDGLCQYKCSDGSRPVPRCGYKPSPPNGCGSPLFGVQFDIGIPSMTRCCNHHDRCYDTCGNKKNDCDEQFQTCLSKICRDVQKTLGISESVQACESTVQLLFDAVIHLGCKPYLDSQRAACTCHYEGKTDL, encoded by the exons ATGGCCCCGGCCCGGCTGCGGCTGCTGCccccgctgctgctgccgctgctgctggTGGCGGGCTGCGCCTGGCGGCCGGCGCGGGGCCAGGAGGCGCCGCAGACCCCGGACTGGCGGATGACGCTGAAGACGATCCGCAATGGCGTGCACAAGATCGACATGTACCTGAACGCGGCCCTCGACCTGCTGGGCGGCGAGGACGGGCTCTGCCAGTACAAGTGCAGCGATG GATCAAGGCCCGTTCCTCGCTGTGGATATAAACCATCACCACCAAATGGCTGTGGATCCCCTCTATTTGGAGTTCAG TTTGACATCGGCATCCCTTCAATGACAAGGTGCTGTAATCACCATGACAGATGCTATGATACATgtggcaataaaaaaaatgactGTGATGAGCAGTTTCAGACCTGCCTCTCAAAAATTTGCAGAGATGTGCAGAAAACGCTTGGAATCTCAGAGAGTGTCCAGG CTTGTGAATCaactgttcagctgctgtttgatGCAGTTATACATTTAGGATGCAAGCCATACCTGGATAGCCAGAGAGCTGCTTGTACGTGTCATTACGAGGGCAAGACAGATCTCTGA
- the CFI gene encoding complement factor I, translating into MRMLPICLTFLCLFCLCGSEVKPAQPAEQDNYLIEECLSNQYTHKSCKKVFCHPWERCVEGKCLCKLPYQCPKNGSAVCSTSGKNFRTYCQIKSYECQQPKAKFLHKGTCLPEETFSVSLGHGDSRLLRVKPLNPKDNSFVCSSEWTMNEANVACRHLGFELGAEYYQATFDTAGSALNSLNCLQISCRGLETSLAECHIEMKPRASNEGLVSLQCHENLRVCSDGEFHCVNKKCISLNKTCDGINDCGDLSDELCCRECRDNSFHCRSNICIPNKNVCNKEIDCLTGEDEAGQLCAGKEQSAEKDSMDEERKMIKTLLPQVHCGVRNHTLTRQKRIVGGEIARKGEFPWQVAIKDISNESPAVHCGGVYIGGCWVLTAAHCVRANRAHLYRVWVGMLSTVLYEKEINTFKVNQVIIHENYNASTYENDIALLELKGSGHSECSLEDTSIPACVPWSEYMFKTGDRCKISGWGLEKEFKRTYILKWGSVDLFHNCSELYPGRFLKKMACAGTYDGSTDSCKGDSGGPLVCFDAENVAYVWGIVSWGESCGESRHPGVYTQVASYYDWISHYVTRGLISRYNI; encoded by the exons ATGCGAATGCTCCCAATTTGCTTGACTTTCTTGTGCCTCTTTTGTCTTTGTGGATCAGAG GTTAAGCCTGCCCAGCCAGCTGAGCAAGACAACTACCTCATAGAAGAATGCTTAAGCAACCAGTACACCCACAAGTCCTGTAAAAAAGTTTTTTGTCACCCATGGGAACGATGTGTGGAGGGAAAATGCCTTTGCAAGCTTCCCTACCAGTGCCCAAAGAATGGCTCTGCAGTTTGTTCTACCAGTGGAAAGAACTTCCGTACTTACTGTCAGATAAAGAGCTATGAGTGTCAACAACCCAAAGCAAAGTTTCTGCACAAGGGAACATGCCTGCCTGAAG aaacattttcagtctCTCTGGGTCATGGAGATTCACGTTTGCTTCGAGTAAAACCCCTGAATCCTAAGGATAACAGTTTTGTGTGCAGTAGTGAGTGGACTATGAATGAAGCAAACGTGGCTTGCAGGCACCTTGGCTTTGAATT AGGTGCTGAGTATTACCAAGCCACTTTCGACACCGCAGGATCTGCCTTAAATTCATTGAACTGTCTGCAAATAAGTTGCAGGGGCCTAGAGACAAGTCTTGCTGAATGTCACATAGAGATGAAACCAAGAGCTAGTAATGAGGGACTGGTTAGCCTGCAGTGCCATGAAAATCTCAGAG TTTGTTCAGATGGGGAGTTTCACTGTGTCAACAAGAAGTGCATTTCTCTGAATAAAACCTGTGATGGGATCAATGACTGTGGAGACCTGAGTGATGAACTTTGCTGCAGAG AGTGCAGAGACAACAGTTTCCACTGTCGGTCAAATATCTGTATTCCAAATAAGAATGTCTGCAACAAAGAAATCGACTGCCTTACAGGAGAGGATGAAGCTGGACAGCTCTGTGcag GCAAAGAACAAAGTGCTGAAAAGGACAGCATGGATGAAG aaagaaaaatgataaaGACGCTCCTTCCCCAAGTGCACTGCGGTGTTAGGAATCACACGCTAACTCGACAGAAAAGAATCGTAGGTGGAGAGATTGCAAGAAAG GGTGAATTTCCTTGGCAAGTGGCAATTAAAGACATCAGCAATGAAAGTCCAGCAGTGCACTGTGGAGGGGTTTATATTGGTGGCTGTTGGGTTCTGACTGCTGCTCACTGTGTCAG GGCAAATCGAGCCCATCTCTACCGTGTCTGGGTTGGAATGTTGAGCACAGTACTGTACGAGAAAGAGATAAATACTTTCAAAGTAAATCAAGTGATAATTCATGAAAACTACAATGCATCAACTTATGAAAATGACattgctctgctggagctgaaagGTTCTGGGCACAGTGAATGCTCCCTGGAAGACACCAGCATAcctgcctgtgtcccctggTCAGAGTATATGTTTAAGACTGGTGACAGATGCAAGATTTCTGGATGGGGACTAGAGAAAG AATTCAAAAGAACATATATCCTCAAGTGGGGAAGTGTTGATTTATTTCACAATTGCTCTGAATTGTATCCAGGAcgatttttaaaaaaaatggcatGTGCAG GTACTTATGATGGCTCCACAGACAGCTGTAAAGGTGATTCAGGAGGCCCCCTGGTCTGCTTTGATGCAGAAAATGTGGCCTACGTCTGGGGCATTGTGAGCTGGGGTGAGAGCTGTGGGGAGTCTCGTCACCCTGGCGTGTACACACAAGTTGCCAGCTATTACGACTGGATTAGCCACTATGTGACAAGAGGTCTCATTTCACGGTACAATATCTGA
- the GAR1 gene encoding H/ACA ribonucleoprotein complex subunit 1, producing MSFRGRGGGGGRGGGFSRGGGGGDRGGFNRGGRGGFGRGGGRGGFNRGGYDQGPPERVVFLGEFMHPCEDDIVCKCKTEENKVPYFNAPVYLENKEQIGKVDEIFGQLRDFYFSVKLSENMKASSFKKMQKFYIDPAKLLPLQRFLPRPPGEKGAPRGGGRGGRGGGRGGGRGGGRGGFGGGRGGGFRGGFRGGRGGGGGGFRGGRGGGGGFRGRGH from the exons ATGTCTTTTCGTGgaagaggaggtggaggaggaagaggaggtggcTTCAGCCGtggaggaggtggtggtgaCAGAGGTGGCTTTAACCGTGGCGGACGAGGTGGCTTTGGACGGGGAGGTGGAAGAGGAGGCTTCAACAGAGGAGGATATGACCAGGGCCCTCCAGAAAGGGTAGTTT ttttgggaGAGTTCATGCATCCCTGTGAAGATGATATAGTTTGTAAATGTAAAACGGAAGAAAACAAGGTGCCTTATTTCAATGCCCCAGTGTACCTGGAAAATAAGGAGCAGATTGGCAAAGTGGATGAAATATTTGGACAGCTGAGAGACTTT tatttttcagtgaaactgTCTGAGAACATGAAAGcctcttcatttaaaaaaatgcaaaag ttttacATCGATCCAGCAAAGCTGCTACCTCTTCAGAGATTTTTGCCAAGGCCCCCAGGAGAAAAAGGTGCTCCCAGAGGAGGTGGTAGAGGAGGACGTGGTGGTGGACGTGGGGGAGGAAGAGGCGGTGGTAGAG gAGGATTtggaggaggcagaggtggAGGATTCAGAGGAGGATTCAGAGGAGgtagaggaggaggaggaggaggattcagaggaggaagaggtggtGGAGGAGGCTTTCGGG GAAGAGGACATTAA